The DNA window TCGCTGCGTCGCAAAGGGCTGTTATGGCTGGTCGCTATGGTTTGTTGATCCTGACGCTCCTGGGGGGAGCGCTGCTGGAACAACAAGCCCCAGCCCAGATGCCTCCCGGCTTGCCGTTTCTGCTGCCCTTGGGGCAACGCACCGATGCGCCCGTCGACCTCTCGCCCGCCGACCTGGACTTCGCCAAAAAAAGCGAGCTGGAACTGCTCAGGGCGGCCCGTGTGCTGGGGAACGAGCAATGGGAAACCGCGATCGAAACCTTGCGCAACCAGATGGAAGCAGAAGGCAGCCAGCTGATCGCCCGCGACGACTCCGTCCACCGTCCACTCGATAAAGAGTACGAACTGTTCGTGCCGGTGCGGGAACTCTGTCAAAGGCGACTGGCCGAACTGCATACAGCCGCCCCCGAGGCGTTGCGACTGTACCGTTCGCAGGTCGATTCGCTGGCCCAGCGCTGGCTGAAAGAAGGCCTCGCCCAGCGTGACGAACGCCTGTTGCGGCGCGTTCGTGAGCAATTCTTCATCAGCAGCTATGGCGACGATGCGGCGTTCTGGCTGGGAGAGTTTCACCTGCAGCGCGGCGAGCATACGTCCGCCCGGGCCTGCTGGGAAAGCATCAGCCCCCAGCTCCGCTCGCCGCCCGCCGACGACCAGGCCGTCCGCACCGCGTTTGGCGATCCGCTCTGGCGAACGCTGCGCACGGTGGACTGGAAGAAGCACGGCGACGCATTGCTGTCCGCCGTCAAAGCGCCGTCGCCCGCCCCCTGCTGGACCGCTTACCCGGATACCGACATCCCTCTGGCCGATGTCCGCGCCCGACTGGCTCTGGTCTCCATCCTGGAAGGCTCGCCGGACAGGGCCGCCCTGGAGATTGATCTGCTCAATAGGCTGCATCCCGACGCCGCCGGTCGGCTCGCCGGCGAAGAAGGCCCCTACGCGGCGACCCTGCAAAAACTGCTGGCGGAGAGTCGCGAATGGCCGACAATCCCGGCGCCGAAAGTATGGCCGACGCTGGGCGGCTCCCAAACCCGCACCGCCATCGCCGCCGGACAGGTCGACCCGGGCGGAACGCCGTTATGGAGTTTCCCCTTGCCGCGGGAGTCAGCCGGCAGCGACCGCCTGGGCATCGGCCGCAGTCGTCCCGGGGAAAGCCACGACGGCCTGCTCTCGTATCATCCGATTGTGGTCGATCTGCCGGAGGTCGGCCAGGTCGTTCTGGTTCCGGAAATGACGCGGCTGTTCGCCCTCAAACTGCAGACCGGCGAACCGGCCTGGAACGCCGAAGTCGATGGCTGGCCGGCGCCGTTCTACTCTACCGCCCAGGCCCAGAACCAGGATCTCAGCCGCGAACAGGCATTCCCGGACCGGGGACGATTCCCCTACGCCGGCGCGCCGCGGTTCACGCTCAACGCTCTTGGCGACAAACTAATCGCCCGGATGGGATCGCCCCTGACCGGAATCCGGCGAGATTCCAAAGGCGCGATCGACCAGGGGGAAATCTGCGTGTTCAACCTTGCCGCTCGCGGGCAGGTGATCAAAACGCTGCCGCCCGAGGAGGCCAACTGGTCGTTCGACGGCGTGCCGGTCACCGATGGCTCTAACCTTTATGTCGTGCTGCGGCATACGGTCCGCGAAGACCCCAAAACCACGTTGCATGTGGCCGCCTTTGATCTGAAAACGGGCCAGCGCCGCTGGCGACGCTGGGTCTGCACCGCGGCCTCGCCAGGCGGCAGCCATGCCGATGAACTGACGCACACGCTGCTCACGCTGGCCGAAGGCAACCTCTACTGCAACACCCACCTGGGCGTGGTCGCCGCATTATCCGCCAGCGACGGCGCCCTGCAGTGGGCGACCCGTTATCGCAGGACTTCCCCCGGAGCAAACCCGGAGGAGAACGACCAGCATTTCTTCCGCGACCTGGCGCCGTGCGTGTTCCACAAAGGGATCGTCATCGCGGCGCCGGCCGACTGCGATCATCTGTTCGCCCTCGACGCTTCGACGGGCCTGGTGCTCTGGGATACGGCCGCCCATCTGCAGTCCGACGCGGTGCATCTGCTCGGCGTCAGCGGCGATACGCTGCTGGCCAGCGGTGACAACCTGTACTGGATCAGCACCCTCACGGGCCAGTTGACGGCCGCCTTTCCCGGCATTGCCCGCGGTCCCGGCCAGGTCGGAGCCGATCCGCCCGGTTACGGCCGCGGCGTATTAGTCGACGATGAAATTTACTGGCCCACGCGTGAACAGATTTTTGTCTTCGCGCAGCAGCCGCATCATGGCGCGCCCGTGTTGCGGCGGCGCATTGATCTCTCGGCCAATCTGGGTCGAGCCGGCGGCGAGCCTTTGAACACGCACAGCCAGCAAGGCGGAAACCTGCTGGTGGTCGACGGCGTGCTGTTGATCGCCGGGCCCGACCGCTTGACCGCTTATAACGATACAGGACGTCCCCGAACCTACCAGGCGCCCGCTGATGACCAATGAAGATGATCTCCAGGCAGTCGAACGACTGCACGAATCCTACCGCCAGCTGACCCAGGAACTGGGCCGCGTGATCGTGGGCCAGTCGCAGGTAATTGAAGAGTTGCTGATCGCGCTCTTCGCCGGCGGCCATTGCCTGCTGGTCGGCGTGCCCGGTCTGGCCAAAACGCTCATGATCCGCACCCTGGCGCAAGCGCTGGAGCTGAAGTTCAACCGGATCCAGTTCACCCCCGATCTCATGCCGTCGGATATCACCGGCACCGAAGTGATCCAGGAGGACCGCAGCACGGGCGACCGCGTGTTCCGCTTTCTGCCGGGGCCGATTTTCGCCAACATCATTCTGGCGGACGAGATCAACCGGACTCCGCCCAAGACGCAGGCCGCTTTGCTGGAAGCGATGCAAGAACACCAGGTCACCGTCGGCGGCGAACGCCACCAACTGACCGAACCGTTCTTTGTGCTGGCCACGCAGAACCCGATCGAACAGGAAGGAACCTACCCGTTGCCCGAGGCGCAACTCGACCGCTTTATGCTGAACGTGCGCGTCGGCTATCCGAGCGAAGCGGAAGAGCTGGAGATTGTGAAACGGACCACCGCCGACCTGGAAACCACCATCACCCCCACGCTCAAAGCCGACGACATCGCCCGGCTGGCGAAGATTGTGCGCAAAACGCCCATCGCCGACCACATCGCCAGCTACGCCATCAAACTGGCCCGGCTGTCCCGCGGCGAAGCCGACGCGCCGGATTTCATCCACCAGTATGTCATGTGGGGCGCCGGTCCCCGGGCCAGCCAGTATCTGGTGCTGGGCGCCAAAGCCCGGGCCGTCCTGCAGGGACGTTACTATGTCAGCCAGGAAGATATCCGCGCGGTCGCCCTGCCCGTGCTGCGGCATCGGATCAAAACCAACTTTAACGCCGACGCCGAAGGCATCACCTCCGACGATGTGATCCAGCGGCTGATCGACTTCATTCCCGCCGTCGAGGACGAGAACAGCCGTGGTGGAAAAGCCCTCCCCGAAGTTTTTAAGTCCGCAAAATCTGGCTAAGCTGCACGGCCTGCAGTTGCGGGCCCGGCATATTGTGGAAGGGTACGTGGCCGGTCTGCATCGCAGCCCGTTCCATGGTTTTTCCATCGAGTTCGCCGAGCACCGTGAATACTCGCCCGGCGACGATCTCCGATACGTGGACTGGAAGGTGTTCGGCCGCACCGACAAGGTTTATCTCAAACAGTACGAAGACGAAACCAACCTGGTCTGCTACCTGGTCCTCGATATCAGTGAGAGCATGCTCTACAAAGGCCCCGGCGACGGTCTCAGCAAATTAGAGTACGCCCAGTGCATGGCCGCCGCGATCGCCTGGCTGGTGCTGCACCAGCAGGACGCCGTGTCGCTGATCACCTTCGACAGCGAGATCCGCCGCTTTGTTCAGCCCAGCAGCAACCCTTCTCACATCCGGCAGATTCTGCATGTTCTGGAAACGGTCGAACCGGCGCCAAAAACGTCGCTCGGCCCGATCTTTCACGACCTGTCGGAACGCCTGAAGAAACGCGGCGTCGTGATCCTGCTGAGCGATCTGTTCAACGACATCAACTCCATGATGGCCGGCCTCAAGCACTTCCGCCACCGCCGGCACGATGTGGTCATGTTCCACACGCTCGACGCGGCCGAGCTCGACTTCCCTTTTGACAACCCGACTCTGTTCAAGGGGCTGGAAGATTACCCGGAAATGCTGGCCGACCCCAGGGCATTGCGGACCGCCTATTTGAAAGAGTTCAACGCCTACCTGCAGCAGGTGCAAACGGCCTGTCGCTCCCAGCAGATCGACTACCGCCTGAACCGGACCGACGCCAGCTTCGACACCGTCCTCAGCACCTACCTCGCCGGCCGGCAGTCGCGAATACGGTAGCGCGGAATGGCAAGCATTCGGGTTCTGTTCGACGGTTCGCTGCCAGAACTAAAAAAACGGTTTGACATTCTCTGGCGATATACAGAGAATGCCAGCCCAACTGCAAACGTCGTGTTGTGCAGACTTCTGTAAAATAAAATCGATCTGACTGAACTGAGACTCACACTGCATGGCGTTACCTATCGACCTTTGGCTGATCCACCCCCAACTGGAAATGTGCGACGCATTCCGTTCACGATTCGACGGCCTGCCAAACGTCACCGTCTTGCAGAGCCGATTCGAGGATCTTCCGCCGCATGACTGCTTTGTGACGGCGGCCAATGCCTTTGGCATCATGAACGCCGGCATCGACGCAGCCGTCATTCGCTTCCACGGGTCGGACCTGATGACGCGCGTGCAACACCGGATACTCGACCAGTTCCTGGGTGAGCAACCGATTGGAACGTCGTTCATCGAACCCACCGGAAACGCTCAATACCCGTTCATTGCCCACTCGCCGACGATGCGAGTGCCTGGATCGATTGCAGGCACGGACAAGGTCTACTGCGCCACCTGGGCCTCCCTGATCGCCGTATACAGATATATCGTGAAGTTTCCGGATTCCATCCGTTCGGTTGTCTTTCCGGCAATGGGCGCCGGATTTGGCGGCGTTCCCTACACCGAAGTGGCTCGACAAATGGCTGCCGCCTATCGGCATTACCTTTCGCCACCCCACCGCATGAACTGGGACATGGTCGCCGCTCGTCAGAAAAGCATCCACTACGATGGAAACCGCCAGGTCTCGCGCTGACGTTGGGGCGAAACGCGGGGATACCTGTGCGACACACCGCAGTCGCGCGTCAGATTTTTGGCAGTGATTGACTATTTCGACGCGGCCTTTTAATTCGTGCCGGCATTCGGCGCCCGATTGAAATAACGCACCGAGGCAAAGCTTGTGAGTCAGACCCCGGCCGAATTGTTCGAATGCGGCGTCCGCGATTACTTTCGCGATTTTGGACATCGCCAGGCGCGGGAGGCGCCGCACCAGACATGGCTGACGATCTGTGTTTCAAAATACATCAACCCGCAGCTGATTGTGGCGGAACTGCAGGCGCCCTGCCACGATGTGGGCGTCTTCGGCGGCATGGATCCCTCGAAGGGCGCCTTGAATTTCGACTTTGCCATTACCCGTGCGGAGATGGATTTGCGAACGTGGAAAACACGCACGCCTGGCTGGCGAAGCGGCGTCTCCACTTGCATGCAAACCCTGACAACGCTGAACAACGTCGCGGTCCTGGCGGAACTGAAAATTGCGAAGTCCACCTCCACCAAAACTGCGTCCCTGGCAAAAGACCTGCACAAGCTGACCGGCGCCGTCAGGTTCCTCGAAAGTCAAGGTTGCCACGCCTTTCCCGATTGCTACTTTGTTATCCTGGATCCAGAACGCGTGCTGGATATCGTACGGGCGACAAAGATTGTGCAAGACGACTGGCCCGTCGACAAGCCTTTCCCCAAACTGCTTGTCGGCCCTTGAACGCTCCCCCGCACGCCATGGAGTAACTATGGAAGCCATCCCCGTTATCATCGCTCTTGTCGTTTTGCTCGCAGTGCTAGGCGGGTATATTTGGGTGGTGTCATGGGCCATTAATGATGCCCAAAAACGTGGCTACGGCAGCGGACTCATTGTCGTTCTCTTCTGGATTTTCGGTCCTGTCGCTGCGGTGATCTGGTTGATAGCACGACCAACCGAAACTCTCGTTCAACGGGCGCCAAAATCCTATGACGATCCCGAGGACGCGCTGGCGGCCGCATCCAGGCTCGATTCTCTCGGTGACTGGGATGCGGCTGCAGAATTGTATACGTCGGTTGCTGAGCGCTGGCCCGAGCATCGCAAGTACGCTGGCAATTGCCTGGCGGAGGTCAAGCAGAAACTGGCGTCACACGATCCGCAGGCAAAAGACGTCCCCTAACCAACGCATGCACGCAGGCCCGGTTTGCCATGCGTTTCGCCACAAACCGCCGGAAAGTCTATGATGAAACCCTGGCAACACCGCTTTGAGAACCACATGCGTGACGCCGAGCTGATGATGGCGGAATCTGCCTGGCGCGATGCTTTTCCACACTTCAAGTCAGCGCTCGGTGAAGTTCCCGAACCCCTGTACGACCACTATGAAGCGACCCGCGCCGTTATGGGATCGCGGATTGCTACTACTTCCTGGGCAAGTACGAACAAGCCGAACAACCGCTTCGCGACCTGCTGCTCTTGCCCGACGCTGCAGCCAACCCGTACATTCGACTGCGGCGGGGCCAGGTGTTACATCATCTTGGAGACAGCAAAGCGGCGGCAATCGAATGGACCTGCGCCTACCTCAATGGCGGACGCGAAGTGTTTGACGGCGAAACAGACTGCAAAGAAGCAATGGAAGCCGTGATCGAGCCACTGGCGGACCCGTTCGTCAATTAGCAAAACCCGCTGGATTTGTCCTCAAGGGCCGCTGCATGAAGTACGGACTTGCGTTTGCGAATCTCGCGGCGTTGATCGCAATCGTTGCGATTGGCAAGGGCGGCTGGTGCTACCTGCTGCTCTGGCCGGCCTTGTCGTTTGCTCTGGTTGCGGTCGCGTACTTTGGCGCAGGCGTCGTTGTCTTCGGCAAGCGTCCGAACGGGAAGCTTGCCGGCTGCCGTGCGATCCTGCTGGCGCCGTTCCTGGCGTATCTCACCGTGGTCTGGCACGTCGTCCGCTACTTCTCCCGTGAAGAGGCGTTCCATTCTCTCACGGAAACCGTGTTCGTCGGTCGTCGGTTGCTGTCGCACGAACGCCCTTCGTCTTTCGACCACATCGTTGACTTGACCTGCGAGTTCAACGAACCACGCCGGATGCGATCGTCAGGCTACCTCGCGTTTCCCATCCTGGACGGACATTACCCCGCGGCGGAGGCGCTCCGGCAGATGGCGGCCCGCGTCGCCCAGTTTGACGGCGTGATCTACATTCATTGCGCCCAGGGGCATGGCCGCACGGCGACCTTCGCCATCGCCTGGTTGCTCCATCAGGGGATTTGCCAGTCCGTCGACGACGCCGAAAATTATGTTCTCCAGCGCCGACCAGCAGCCCACCTCAACCCCGCCCAGCGTGCGATGCTACGTTCGCTCTACGATGCCGCCTAACGATGTCGTGAACGGGAGCTGCCGAATGTCTGCATGCTCCGATCAGAGGCTTTTGCAGACTTTCGTCCGGTTCGGTTTTTTGCTGCAGACGCAGGCGTCTCCGTGTAGACTGCGTTCCGCACGAAATGCCAGCTTCTGCGTGCGCATCCCGACTGGAATACCAAAGGATCGACCCTTGGAAACGCAACTGCCGTACCCGCCTGCTCGTCCCCGCTCGCTCTTCATGCGACTTAATGCATCCCGACGGCTGGTGCGAGGCTTGCTCTCGCTGGCGATCGGCTGCCTGGCGATGTTCGTCTGCCCGGCCTTTTGTTCGCAGGCTTGGTGTCAGGAAACGGTTGCGGACGAAGAGACGTCGCAGATCGACCTGCTGATCGA is part of the Lignipirellula cremea genome and encodes:
- a CDS encoding outer membrane protein assembly factor BamB family protein; the encoded protein is MAGRYGLLILTLLGGALLEQQAPAQMPPGLPFLLPLGQRTDAPVDLSPADLDFAKKSELELLRAARVLGNEQWETAIETLRNQMEAEGSQLIARDDSVHRPLDKEYELFVPVRELCQRRLAELHTAAPEALRLYRSQVDSLAQRWLKEGLAQRDERLLRRVREQFFISSYGDDAAFWLGEFHLQRGEHTSARACWESISPQLRSPPADDQAVRTAFGDPLWRTLRTVDWKKHGDALLSAVKAPSPAPCWTAYPDTDIPLADVRARLALVSILEGSPDRAALEIDLLNRLHPDAAGRLAGEEGPYAATLQKLLAESREWPTIPAPKVWPTLGGSQTRTAIAAGQVDPGGTPLWSFPLPRESAGSDRLGIGRSRPGESHDGLLSYHPIVVDLPEVGQVVLVPEMTRLFALKLQTGEPAWNAEVDGWPAPFYSTAQAQNQDLSREQAFPDRGRFPYAGAPRFTLNALGDKLIARMGSPLTGIRRDSKGAIDQGEICVFNLAARGQVIKTLPPEEANWSFDGVPVTDGSNLYVVLRHTVREDPKTTLHVAAFDLKTGQRRWRRWVCTAASPGGSHADELTHTLLTLAEGNLYCNTHLGVVAALSASDGALQWATRYRRTSPGANPEENDQHFFRDLAPCVFHKGIVIAAPADCDHLFALDASTGLVLWDTAAHLQSDAVHLLGVSGDTLLASGDNLYWISTLTGQLTAAFPGIARGPGQVGADPPGYGRGVLVDDEIYWPTREQIFVFAQQPHHGAPVLRRRIDLSANLGRAGGEPLNTHSQQGGNLLVVDGVLLIAGPDRLTAYNDTGRPRTYQAPADDQ
- a CDS encoding AAA family ATPase, translated to MTNEDDLQAVERLHESYRQLTQELGRVIVGQSQVIEELLIALFAGGHCLLVGVPGLAKTLMIRTLAQALELKFNRIQFTPDLMPSDITGTEVIQEDRSTGDRVFRFLPGPIFANIILADEINRTPPKTQAALLEAMQEHQVTVGGERHQLTEPFFVLATQNPIEQEGTYPLPEAQLDRFMLNVRVGYPSEAEELEIVKRTTADLETTITPTLKADDIARLAKIVRKTPIADHIASYAIKLARLSRGEADAPDFIHQYVMWGAGPRASQYLVLGAKARAVLQGRYYVSQEDIRAVALPVLRHRIKTNFNADAEGITSDDVIQRLIDFIPAVEDENSRGGKALPEVFKSAKSG
- a CDS encoding DUF58 domain-containing protein, with amino-acid sequence MEKPSPKFLSPQNLAKLHGLQLRARHIVEGYVAGLHRSPFHGFSIEFAEHREYSPGDDLRYVDWKVFGRTDKVYLKQYEDETNLVCYLVLDISESMLYKGPGDGLSKLEYAQCMAAAIAWLVLHQQDAVSLITFDSEIRRFVQPSSNPSHIRQILHVLETVEPAPKTSLGPIFHDLSERLKKRGVVILLSDLFNDINSMMAGLKHFRHRRHDVVMFHTLDAAELDFPFDNPTLFKGLEDYPEMLADPRALRTAYLKEFNAYLQQVQTACRSQQIDYRLNRTDASFDTVLSTYLAGRQSRIR
- a CDS encoding macro domain-containing protein codes for the protein MALPIDLWLIHPQLEMCDAFRSRFDGLPNVTVLQSRFEDLPPHDCFVTAANAFGIMNAGIDAAVIRFHGSDLMTRVQHRILDQFLGEQPIGTSFIEPTGNAQYPFIAHSPTMRVPGSIAGTDKVYCATWASLIAVYRYIVKFPDSIRSVVFPAMGAGFGGVPYTEVARQMAAAYRHYLSPPHRMNWDMVAARQKSIHYDGNRQVSR
- a CDS encoding dual specificity protein phosphatase family protein, whose amino-acid sequence is MKYGLAFANLAALIAIVAIGKGGWCYLLLWPALSFALVAVAYFGAGVVVFGKRPNGKLAGCRAILLAPFLAYLTVVWHVVRYFSREEAFHSLTETVFVGRRLLSHERPSSFDHIVDLTCEFNEPRRMRSSGYLAFPILDGHYPAAEALRQMAARVAQFDGVIYIHCAQGHGRTATFAIAWLLHQGICQSVDDAENYVLQRRPAAHLNPAQRAMLRSLYDAA